In the genome of Bradyrhizobium sp. CIAT3101, one region contains:
- a CDS encoding globin family protein, with protein MTPQQIALVQQSFSKVAPISEAAAVLFYDRLFDVAPSVRAMFPEDMTEQRKKLMGMLAAVVSGLSNLETILPAASALAKRHVAYGAKAEHYPVVGATLLWTLEKGLGEAWTPELATAWTDAYGVLSGYMISEAYGPQAQAAE; from the coding sequence ATGACGCCCCAGCAGATCGCCCTCGTGCAGCAAAGCTTTTCCAAGGTCGCGCCGATTTCAGAAGCAGCCGCCGTGCTGTTCTACGATCGCTTGTTCGATGTGGCGCCGTCCGTGCGTGCGATGTTTCCCGAGGACATGACCGAGCAGCGCAAGAAGCTGATGGGCATGCTCGCCGCTGTCGTCTCTGGCCTGTCGAACCTCGAGACGATTCTTCCCGCGGCCTCCGCGCTCGCCAAGCGTCACGTCGCCTACGGCGCCAAGGCCGAGCACTATCCCGTGGTCGGCGCGACCCTGCTGTGGACCCTGGAGAAGGGGCTCGGCGAGGCCTGGACGCCCGAACTCGCCACCGCCTGGACCGACGCCTATGGCGTGCTGTCCGGCTACATGATTTCCGAAGCCTACGGCCCGCAGGCGCAGGCCGCCGAATAG
- a CDS encoding MFS transporter: MTKDPTLSQTWISDWRPEDEAFWNAGGKAVARRNLIWSIVAEHIGFSVWLIWSIVTTKLPQAGFHYSTDELFQLIAVPGLIGALMRFPYTFAVTTFGGRNWTIFSAAVLFIPTLSLAYFVSQPDTPFWLMLLVASTAGLGGGNFASSMTNISFFFPDRMKGWALGLNAAGGNIGVSSVQLLTPILMTLAVINLFQATPVDGIFLQNAGLMWVLPIAIAVFGAVFFMNNLTTAKSSIRNQLAVVKRKHTWIMAYLYIGTFGSFIGYSAAFPLLIKTQFPTVTISIAFLGPLVGSLSRPLGGLLADKIGGSVLTFWNFMAMAAATVGVLYFVGHKDFTGFLAMFLILFVTTGIGNGSTYRMIPSIFREQNLFKVRGQGDAARAGALKTASIESGAAVGFIGAIGAVGGYLIPSGFGKSIALTGGPQLALAIYLGFYASCLALTWWFYLRRSPQGEGAPSLAEARV, from the coding sequence ATGACGAAGGATCCGACTCTTAGTCAGACCTGGATTTCTGACTGGCGCCCCGAAGATGAGGCGTTCTGGAATGCGGGCGGCAAAGCCGTTGCCCGGCGTAACCTGATCTGGTCGATTGTTGCCGAACACATCGGCTTTTCGGTCTGGCTGATCTGGAGCATCGTCACCACCAAGCTGCCGCAGGCGGGCTTCCACTACTCCACCGACGAGCTGTTTCAGCTCATCGCGGTGCCAGGGCTGATCGGCGCATTGATGCGCTTCCCCTATACCTTCGCCGTCACGACCTTCGGCGGCCGGAACTGGACCATCTTCAGCGCAGCCGTGCTGTTCATCCCGACGCTGTCGCTCGCCTATTTTGTGAGCCAGCCCGATACGCCGTTCTGGCTGATGCTGCTGGTTGCCTCGACCGCCGGTCTCGGCGGCGGCAATTTCGCCTCCAGCATGACCAATATCTCGTTCTTCTTCCCCGACCGGATGAAGGGCTGGGCGCTCGGCCTCAACGCGGCCGGCGGCAATATCGGCGTCTCCAGCGTGCAGCTCTTGACGCCGATCCTGATGACGCTTGCCGTCATCAACCTGTTCCAGGCGACGCCCGTCGACGGCATCTTCCTGCAGAACGCCGGCCTGATGTGGGTGCTGCCGATCGCGATCGCGGTGTTTGGTGCGGTGTTCTTCATGAACAACCTCACCACGGCGAAGTCGTCGATCAGGAACCAGCTCGCGGTGGTCAAGCGCAAGCACACCTGGATCATGGCGTATCTCTATATCGGCACGTTCGGATCCTTCATCGGCTACTCGGCTGCGTTCCCGCTGCTGATCAAGACGCAGTTTCCGACGGTGACGATCTCGATCGCGTTCCTGGGGCCGCTCGTCGGCTCGCTGTCGCGACCGCTCGGCGGTCTGCTCGCCGACAAGATCGGCGGTTCGGTCCTCACCTTCTGGAATTTCATGGCGATGGCTGCTGCGACCGTCGGCGTGCTCTATTTCGTCGGGCACAAGGACTTCACCGGCTTCCTGGCGATGTTCCTGATCCTGTTCGTCACGACGGGCATCGGCAACGGCTCGACCTACCGCATGATCCCGTCGATCTTCCGCGAGCAGAATTTGTTCAAGGTGCGCGGGCAGGGCGATGCGGCGCGCGCGGGCGCACTGAAGACGGCGAGCATCGAGAGCGGTGCGGCCGTCGGCTTCATCGGCGCCATCGGTGCGGTCGGCGGCTATCTGATCCCGAGCGGTTTCGGCAAGTCGATCGCGTTGACCGGCGGGCCGCAGCTGGCGCTTGCGATCTATCTCGGCTTTTACGCCTCCTGCCTCGCTCTGACCTGGTGGTTCTATCTGCGTCGCAGCCCGCAGGGTGAAGGCGCGCCAAGCCTCGCGGAAGCGCGAGTCTGA
- a CDS encoding ABC transporter ATP-binding protein — MTAYLKLDHIDKIFTRGAATTEVLKDINLTIEKGQYVSIIGHSGCGKSTLLNIIAGLTTATTGGVLLENREVNSPGPDRAVVFQNHSLLPWLTVYENVRLGVDKVFVRAKTKAERDAWVMHNLNLVQMAHARDKRPSEISGGMKQRVGIARALAMEPKVLLLDEPFGALDALTRAHLQDSVMALHQKLGNTILMITHDVDEAVLLSDRIVMMTNGPSARIGEVLEVPLARPRKRLELATNATYLKCRQRVLEFLYERHRFVEAA; from the coding sequence ATGACCGCCTATCTGAAGCTCGACCACATCGACAAGATCTTTACCCGCGGCGCCGCCACCACGGAGGTGCTGAAGGACATCAACCTGACGATCGAGAAGGGCCAATACGTCTCGATCATCGGCCATTCCGGCTGCGGCAAGTCGACCCTGCTCAACATCATCGCAGGATTGACCACCGCGACCACCGGCGGCGTGCTGCTGGAGAACCGCGAGGTGAATTCACCGGGACCCGATCGCGCCGTGGTGTTCCAGAACCACAGCCTGCTGCCGTGGCTCACGGTCTACGAGAACGTCAGGCTCGGGGTCGACAAGGTCTTTGTCAGGGCCAAGACGAAGGCTGAACGCGACGCCTGGGTCATGCACAATCTCAACCTCGTGCAGATGGCCCATGCCAGGGACAAGCGGCCGTCCGAAATCTCGGGCGGCATGAAGCAGCGGGTCGGCATTGCCCGCGCATTGGCGATGGAGCCGAAGGTGCTGCTGCTCGACGAGCCGTTCGGCGCACTCGACGCGTTGACGCGCGCCCATCTTCAGGATTCCGTGATGGCGCTGCATCAGAAGCTCGGCAACACAATCCTGATGATCACCCACGACGTCGACGAGGCCGTGCTGCTCTCCGACCGCATCGTGATGATGACGAACGGGCCGAGCGCGCGCATCGGCGAGGTGCTGGAGGTGCCGCTCGCGCGCCCGCGCAAGCGGCTCGAACTCGCGACCAACGCGACGTATCTGAAGTGCCGTCAGCGCGTGCTCGAATTCCTCTACGAGCGCCATCGCTTCGTCGAGGCGGCGTAA
- the ntrB gene encoding nitrate ABC transporter permease, giving the protein MNMPATKIEVETAAPALIAAPVVAMTPKRPPHAETYARMARETAVRVIPPLVVIALLTLVWELICRRAGSALPPPSKVFKDTKELIFDPFFDHGGIDKGLFWHLSASLQRVALGYSLSAIAGIALGVLVGQSVWAMRGLDPLFQVLRTIPPLAWLPLSLAAFRDGQPSAIFVIFITSIWPIIINTAVGVRNIPQDYRNVAAVVQLNPLEFFAKIMIPAAAPYIFTGLRIGIGLSWLAIIAAEMLIGGVGIGFFIWDAWNSSHISEIILALFYVGIVGFVLDRLIAGLGKIVTRGTAQN; this is encoded by the coding sequence ATGAACATGCCTGCCACGAAGATTGAGGTCGAGACTGCGGCGCCCGCGTTGATCGCCGCGCCGGTCGTTGCGATGACGCCCAAGCGTCCCCCGCATGCTGAAACCTACGCACGGATGGCGCGGGAGACCGCGGTGCGCGTCATCCCGCCGCTAGTCGTGATCGCGCTGCTGACGTTGGTATGGGAGCTGATCTGCCGCCGCGCCGGCTCCGCGCTGCCGCCGCCCTCAAAAGTGTTCAAGGACACCAAGGAGCTGATCTTCGATCCGTTCTTCGACCATGGCGGCATCGACAAGGGACTGTTCTGGCACCTCTCCGCCAGTCTCCAGCGCGTCGCGCTCGGCTACTCGCTCTCGGCGATTGCCGGCATCGCGCTCGGCGTGCTGGTGGGGCAGTCGGTCTGGGCGATGCGCGGGCTCGATCCGCTGTTCCAGGTGCTGCGGACCATCCCGCCGCTGGCCTGGCTGCCGCTGTCGCTCGCCGCGTTTCGCGATGGCCAGCCCTCGGCGATCTTCGTCATCTTCATCACCTCGATCTGGCCGATCATCATCAACACTGCGGTCGGCGTCCGCAACATCCCGCAGGACTATCGCAACGTCGCCGCGGTGGTGCAGCTCAATCCGCTCGAGTTCTTCGCCAAGATCATGATCCCGGCCGCTGCCCCCTACATCTTCACGGGGCTTCGCATCGGCATCGGCCTGTCGTGGCTTGCCATCATCGCGGCCGAAATGCTGATCGGCGGCGTCGGCATCGGCTTCTTCATCTGGGACGCCTGGAACTCCTCGCACATCAGCGAGATCATTCTGGCGCTGTTCTATGTCGGCATCGTCGGCTTCGTGCTCGACCGCCTGATCGCGGGCCTCGGCAAGATCGTCACCCGCGGCACGGCGCAGAATTGA
- a CDS encoding CmpA/NrtA family ABC transporter substrate-binding protein, giving the protein MTKRTRQPSGLSRRQLLKATGSTAALLAAAKLNFPAGAFAQDAGPEVKGAKLGFIALTDATPLFVAKEKGIFAKYGMPDVEVQKQASWGTTRDNLVLGSEGNGIDGAHILTPMPYLISSGKVTQNNQPTPMYILARLNLNGQCISVSKEYADLKVGIDTAPFKAALDKKKAGGKAVKAAMTFPGGTHDLWIRYWLAAGGIDPDKDIETIVVPPPQMVANMKVGTMDCFCVCEPWNLQLIHQEIGYTAITTGELWDKHPEKSFGMRAAWVDKYPKAAKALLMAVMEAQQWAEKMENREEAAVICAKRQWINCPVEDITDRMKGKFDYGTGRVVDNSPQQMRFWKDQASYPFQSHDLWFLTEDIRWGKYEPGFDTKALIAKVNREDLWKDAAKTLGVAASDIPTSTSRGKETFFDGKVFDPENPAAYLKSLAIKRVEV; this is encoded by the coding sequence ATGACCAAGCGCACCCGCCAGCCCTCGGGCCTGAGCCGCCGGCAATTGTTGAAGGCGACCGGCTCAACCGCTGCTCTTCTCGCCGCCGCCAAGCTGAACTTCCCCGCCGGCGCCTTCGCGCAGGATGCAGGCCCCGAGGTCAAGGGCGCCAAGCTCGGCTTCATCGCGCTGACCGATGCGACCCCGCTGTTCGTCGCCAAGGAGAAGGGCATCTTCGCCAAATACGGCATGCCCGATGTCGAGGTGCAGAAGCAGGCGTCCTGGGGCACCACGCGCGACAATCTCGTGCTGGGATCGGAAGGCAACGGCATCGACGGCGCGCATATCCTGACCCCGATGCCGTATCTGATCTCCTCCGGCAAGGTGACGCAGAACAACCAGCCGACGCCGATGTATATCCTGGCGCGGCTGAACCTGAACGGTCAGTGCATCTCGGTCTCCAAGGAATACGCCGACCTCAAGGTCGGAATCGACACCGCGCCCTTCAAGGCGGCGCTCGACAAGAAGAAGGCCGGTGGCAAGGCCGTGAAGGCGGCGATGACCTTCCCTGGCGGCACGCATGATCTCTGGATCCGCTACTGGCTCGCCGCCGGCGGCATCGATCCCGACAAGGATATCGAAACCATCGTGGTGCCCCCGCCGCAGATGGTCGCCAACATGAAGGTTGGCACCATGGACTGCTTCTGCGTCTGCGAGCCCTGGAATCTGCAGCTCATCCACCAGGAGATCGGTTACACCGCGATCACCACCGGCGAGCTCTGGGACAAGCATCCCGAAAAATCGTTCGGCATGCGCGCGGCCTGGGTCGATAAATATCCGAAGGCGGCGAAGGCGCTGCTGATGGCGGTGATGGAAGCCCAGCAATGGGCCGAGAAGATGGAGAACCGCGAGGAAGCCGCGGTGATCTGCGCCAAGCGCCAGTGGATCAACTGCCCGGTCGAGGACATCACCGACCGCATGAAGGGGAAGTTCGACTACGGCACCGGCCGCGTCGTCGACAACTCGCCGCAGCAGATGCGCTTCTGGAAGGACCAGGCCTCCTATCCCTTCCAGAGCCACGACCTCTGGTTCCTCACCGAGGATATCCGCTGGGGCAAATACGAGCCCGGCTTCGATACCAAGGCGTTGATCGCCAAGGTCAATCGCGAGGACCTCTGGAAGGATGCGGCCAAGACGCTCGGCGTCGCGGCCTCCGACATCCCGACGTCGACCTCGCGCGGCAAGGAGACCTTCTTCGACGGCAAGGTGTTCGACCCCGAAAATCCGGCTGCCTATCTGAAGTCGCTCGCGATCAAGCGCGTCGAAGTCTGA
- a CDS encoding intradiol ring-cleavage dioxygenase, translating to MTQFNETELTEAVVKSFDNTPNPRAKFLLQELVKSLHDYVSKTGLTFEEWEYAIDFLTRTGQKCTDTRQEFILLSDVLGVSMLVDAVNHRDRDGATQTTVLGPFYVGEHKITAHGTDISPNNLTGERMFVQSRVTDLKGKPLANVPVDVWHADDDGFYDSQKANYDEVGASARARFITDADGRFFFRTILPCSYPIPTDGPVGEMIVQTKRHPMRPAHVHFLVNAKGYEPLITHVFMDGDKYLDSDVVFGVKDDLVAKVEPRNDREMPDGTKASGQWHLMTYEFHLKPGGGIAPKPLGTKAAEPA from the coding sequence ATGACCCAGTTCAATGAGACCGAACTCACCGAAGCCGTCGTCAAAAGCTTCGACAACACGCCAAACCCGCGTGCGAAATTCCTGCTCCAGGAATTGGTGAAGTCGCTGCACGATTACGTGAGCAAAACCGGTCTCACCTTCGAGGAGTGGGAATACGCCATCGATTTCCTGACCCGCACCGGCCAGAAATGCACCGACACCCGCCAGGAGTTCATCCTGCTCTCCGACGTGCTCGGCGTCTCCATGCTGGTCGATGCGGTCAACCACCGTGACCGCGATGGTGCGACCCAGACCACCGTGCTCGGCCCGTTCTATGTCGGCGAGCACAAGATCACCGCCCACGGCACCGATATCTCGCCGAACAATCTCACGGGCGAACGGATGTTCGTGCAGAGCCGCGTCACCGATCTCAAGGGCAAGCCGCTGGCGAATGTCCCCGTCGACGTCTGGCATGCCGACGATGACGGCTTCTACGATTCACAGAAGGCGAACTATGATGAGGTCGGTGCCTCGGCGCGGGCGCGCTTCATCACCGATGCTGACGGCCGCTTCTTCTTCCGCACGATTTTGCCGTGCAGCTATCCGATCCCGACGGACGGCCCGGTCGGCGAGATGATCGTGCAGACCAAGCGCCATCCGATGCGGCCGGCGCATGTGCACTTCCTGGTCAACGCCAAGGGCTACGAGCCGCTGATCACCCACGTCTTCATGGACGGCGACAAATATCTCGATTCCGACGTGGTGTTCGGGGTCAAGGACGACCTGGTCGCCAAGGTTGAGCCCCGCAACGACCGCGAGATGCCCGACGGCACCAAGGCGAGCGGGCAATGGCACCTGATGACCTATGAATTCCACCTCAAGCCGGGCGGTGGCATCGCGCCGAAGCCGCTGGGGACGAAGGCGGCCGAGCCGGCCTAG
- a CDS encoding serine hydrolase domain-containing protein: MLAPTPASPESVGMSKAALDRVDAHLKNRYIDAGRFPGTHLLVYRRGKIAHSSLQGLADVERKVPVKDDTIYRIYSMTKPLTSVAFMMLVEEGLVAIDEPVAKYIPEWKNLGVFVAGTSPNFLTRPPIRPMLIVDLLRHTSGLTYGFQQRSNVDAAYRAEKIGEVEKSGTLQGMIESLAKIPLEFSPGESWNYSVSTDVIGYLVGKISGMPFEQFLKQRILDPLGMTDTDFYVPASKAHRFAACYNADPAGGFTFHAGQRREGLTLQDDPTKSSFLSPPSLISGGGGLCSTMADYLTFCRALLNGGELGGVRLIGPKTLALMTSNHIPGGQSLPEMSRSLFSEASYNGIGFGLGFAVTMRPAETLIAGSPGEYNWGGAATTSFWIDPAEELITIFMTQVLPSSAYPLRRELRSMVYAAITESNL; encoded by the coding sequence ATGCTCGCCCCTACCCCCGCCTCGCCCGAATCCGTGGGCATGTCCAAGGCCGCGCTCGACCGCGTCGATGCCCATCTGAAGAACCGCTATATTGACGCCGGCCGCTTCCCGGGCACGCATCTGCTGGTCTACCGCCGCGGCAAGATCGCCCACAGTTCGCTGCAGGGCCTTGCCGATGTCGAGCGCAAGGTGCCGGTCAAGGACGACACCATCTACCGCATCTATTCCATGACCAAGCCGCTCACCAGCGTCGCCTTCATGATGCTGGTCGAGGAAGGCCTGGTCGCGATCGACGAGCCCGTCGCGAAATACATTCCCGAATGGAAGAATCTCGGCGTGTTCGTCGCCGGCACTTCGCCGAACTTCCTGACCCGGCCGCCGATCCGGCCGATGCTGATCGTCGACCTCCTGCGCCACACCTCGGGGCTGACTTACGGCTTCCAGCAACGCTCCAATGTCGATGCGGCCTATCGCGCCGAGAAAATCGGCGAAGTCGAGAAGTCAGGCACGCTCCAGGGCATGATCGAGAGCCTCGCCAAAATCCCGCTGGAGTTCTCGCCGGGTGAGTCCTGGAACTACTCGGTCTCGACCGACGTGATCGGCTATCTCGTCGGCAAGATCTCAGGGATGCCCTTCGAGCAGTTCCTGAAGCAACGCATCCTCGATCCGCTCGGCATGACCGATACCGATTTTTACGTGCCAGCCTCGAAGGCGCACCGCTTCGCCGCCTGCTACAACGCCGATCCCGCCGGCGGATTCACCTTCCACGCCGGCCAGCGCCGCGAGGGCCTGACGCTCCAGGACGACCCGACCAAGAGCTCGTTCCTGTCACCGCCTTCCCTCATCTCCGGCGGCGGCGGACTGTGCTCGACGATGGCGGACTATCTCACCTTCTGCCGTGCGCTGCTGAACGGCGGCGAGCTTGGCGGCGTCCGCCTGATCGGACCGAAGACGCTGGCGCTGATGACGAGCAATCACATTCCGGGCGGACAGTCGCTGCCGGAAATGTCGCGCTCGCTGTTCTCCGAGGCAAGCTACAACGGCATCGGCTTCGGTCTCGGTTTTGCCGTGACAATGCGCCCGGCGGAGACGCTGATTGCCGGCAGCCCCGGCGAATATAATTGGGGCGGCGCCGCCACGACCTCGTTCTGGATCGACCCGGCCGAAGAGCTGATCACGATCTTCATGACGCAGGTGCTGCCGTCGAGCGCCTACCCGCTCCGCCGTGAGCTGCGCAGCATGGTCTACGCCGCGATCACCGAGAGCAATCTCTGA
- a CDS encoding DUF1236 domain-containing protein, whose translation MKKLFLLSAAALMISTGAFAQSTVVTTTGTGHAAAIQIEPQYRTRIKSYVTEHHLRPVTTKEKIIVGATVPGDVELETVPADWGPSLTQYRYVYSGERVMLVDPGTRTVVQEID comes from the coding sequence ATGAAGAAGCTGTTCCTGCTATCTGCTGCGGCGCTGATGATCTCGACCGGCGCGTTCGCGCAATCCACCGTGGTGACCACGACCGGAACCGGTCACGCCGCGGCGATTCAAATCGAGCCGCAATACCGGACGCGGATCAAGTCCTACGTCACCGAGCATCACCTGCGGCCGGTGACGACGAAGGAGAAGATCATCGTCGGCGCGACGGTTCCAGGTGATGTCGAGCTCGAGACGGTCCCGGCCGATTGGGGGCCCTCGCTTACGCAATATCGCTACGTCTACTCCGGCGAACGCGTGATGCTGGTGGATCCCGGCACACGGACGGTCGTGCAGGAAATCGACTGA
- a CDS encoding sensor histidine kinase: protein MLPLIVFAVGLAYSNYRQDRSDATRRVLETVRSMRLVLDSEVQRMTGGLQVLALSESLRRGDFESFRRSAVGFINQYGEDSVLLLADKSGQQLFSTLTTDTASLPPRNNRDIVERVFASKTPQFSDLFTGSSKKRPIVTVEVPVLRDGEVVYTLSFSPPIDIFQHLVERQRPDDQWTVSLLDSKGVVFARTPNPNETFGKQASPSLYEAMFRSPEAALSSVSLDGVALASAYTRSRLTGWTVAAGVTESSLIAPLWRNIAITSLIGGVLLLVGLTFAVRMATTIARGDMLHNLLIEELNHRVKNTLALMQAIAVQTFRSASRDERTKFEGRLGALAEAHNLLSQEKWAGSELRDVIARALRPFLLANPDRIRMAGPAVPLSPRLAVVLSMIVHEIATNAAKYGALSNETGRVTLDWEIIADAPKPRLRLIWTEIGGPPVTAPVQRGFGSRLIERSARDQLGGEATVDFLPRGVVCTVTCALDEER from the coding sequence ATGTTGCCGTTGATCGTTTTCGCCGTCGGCCTCGCTTATTCCAACTATCGCCAGGACCGCAGCGACGCGACACGCCGCGTGCTCGAGACGGTGCGAAGCATGCGCCTCGTGCTCGATTCCGAGGTGCAGCGGATGACGGGCGGCCTGCAGGTGCTCGCGCTCAGCGAGTCCTTGCGCAGGGGCGACTTCGAGAGTTTCCGCCGCTCCGCAGTCGGGTTCATCAACCAGTATGGCGAGGACAGCGTCCTGCTGCTGGCCGACAAGTCCGGGCAGCAGCTGTTCTCGACGCTGACGACCGACACGGCGAGCCTGCCGCCGCGCAACAACCGCGACATCGTCGAACGGGTGTTCGCGAGCAAGACGCCGCAATTTTCCGATCTGTTCACCGGCTCGTCCAAGAAGCGGCCGATCGTCACGGTCGAAGTCCCGGTGCTGCGCGACGGCGAGGTCGTCTACACGCTGTCCTTCAGCCCGCCGATCGACATCTTCCAGCATCTGGTCGAGCGGCAGCGTCCCGACGACCAATGGACCGTGTCGCTGCTGGACAGCAAGGGCGTCGTTTTCGCCCGCACTCCCAACCCGAATGAAACTTTCGGCAAGCAGGCCTCGCCGTCGCTGTACGAGGCGATGTTCCGCTCACCCGAGGCGGCTCTGTCGAGCGTGTCGCTCGATGGCGTCGCCCTCGCCTCGGCCTATACGCGCTCGCGGTTGACCGGCTGGACCGTCGCGGCCGGTGTCACCGAGAGCTCGCTGATCGCGCCGCTCTGGCGCAACATCGCGATCACCAGCCTGATCGGCGGCGTGCTGCTGCTGGTCGGCCTCACCTTTGCAGTGAGGATGGCGACCACGATCGCGCGCGGCGACATGCTACACAATCTGCTGATCGAAGAGCTCAATCACCGCGTCAAGAACACGCTGGCGCTGATGCAGGCCATCGCGGTGCAGACGTTTCGCAGCGCCAGCCGCGACGAGCGGACCAAGTTCGAGGGCCGGCTCGGCGCGCTCGCAGAAGCGCACAATCTCCTCAGCCAGGAAAAGTGGGCAGGCTCGGAGCTGAGGGACGTGATCGCCCGCGCGCTGCGGCCATTCCTGCTGGCCAATCCCGACCGCATCCGGATGGCGGGACCTGCGGTCCCCTTGTCGCCGCGGCTTGCGGTCGTGCTCTCGATGATCGTGCACGAGATCGCGACCAACGCCGCGAAATACGGCGCGCTGTCCAACGAAACCGGCCGGGTCACACTGGACTGGGAAATCATTGCCGACGCGCCGAAGCCGCGGCTTCGACTGATCTGGACCGAGATCGGTGGCCCACCGGTCACGGCGCCGGTGCAGCGCGGTTTCGGCTCGCGCCTGATCGAGCGCAGCGCGCGGGATCAACTCGGCGGCGAGGCAACGGTCGACTTTCTGCCGCGCGGCGTGGTCTGCACGGTGACATGCGCGCTGGATGAGGAGCGCTGA
- a CDS encoding mandelate racemase/muconate lactonizing enzyme family protein: MKITKIRTHILEAKLSQPFAYSRAWYDSRTAMLVEIETDAGLTGWGECYGPARMTAAVVNSVAPWLVGEDPLRTDVLWQKIYARLRDHGQKGVVIQGLSGIDIALWDIKGKHFGVPAHQLLGGAARKEVQAYATGLYRRRSGDPLKYLPDEAAGYAAEGFRAVKLKVGFGITEDAAVTRAVREAIGDDVALMVDANHAYDAVAAIRLGRLIEPHDIGWFEEPVPPEDVAGYRAVKSALTIPIAGGECEFTRFGFRDLFASHALDIAQPDTCAAGGLTECKKIADMSEAFGIRYNPHVWGTGIAIAASLQLLAVLPSHTPTSLAPLEPLLEFDRTEHPIRQAILKEPIEHANGVVRVPEGPGLGIEIDREALARFAVGSST; the protein is encoded by the coding sequence ATGAAGATCACAAAAATTCGCACGCACATCCTCGAGGCAAAGCTCTCGCAGCCCTTCGCTTATTCGCGTGCCTGGTACGACAGCCGCACCGCGATGCTGGTCGAGATCGAGACAGACGCCGGCCTGACCGGCTGGGGCGAGTGCTACGGGCCGGCACGGATGACGGCGGCCGTGGTCAACAGCGTGGCGCCTTGGCTGGTCGGCGAAGATCCCCTGCGCACCGACGTGCTGTGGCAGAAGATCTATGCCCGCCTGCGCGATCACGGCCAGAAGGGCGTCGTGATCCAGGGCCTGAGCGGCATCGACATCGCGCTGTGGGACATCAAGGGCAAGCATTTCGGCGTGCCCGCACATCAACTGCTCGGCGGCGCCGCGCGCAAGGAAGTGCAGGCCTATGCGACCGGGCTCTACCGGCGAAGATCGGGCGATCCGCTCAAATATCTGCCGGATGAAGCGGCCGGTTATGCCGCGGAAGGCTTCCGCGCCGTGAAGCTGAAGGTCGGCTTCGGCATCACCGAGGACGCCGCCGTGACGCGCGCCGTGCGCGAGGCAATCGGCGACGATGTCGCGCTGATGGTCGACGCCAACCACGCCTATGACGCGGTCGCCGCGATCCGGCTCGGCCGTCTGATCGAACCCCACGACATCGGATGGTTCGAGGAGCCGGTACCGCCGGAGGATGTCGCGGGCTATCGCGCCGTGAAATCCGCGCTGACAATTCCGATCGCCGGCGGCGAGTGCGAATTCACGCGCTTCGGCTTCCGCGACCTGTTTGCTTCGCACGCGCTCGACATCGCCCAGCCTGACACCTGCGCGGCCGGCGGCCTCACCGAATGCAAGAAGATCGCCGACATGAGCGAGGCGTTCGGCATCCGCTACAATCCACATGTCTGGGGCACCGGGATTGCGATCGCGGCCTCGCTGCAGCTCCTCGCCGTGTTGCCGTCGCACACGCCGACATCGCTGGCGCCGCTCGAGCCGCTGCTGGAATTCGACCGCACCGAGCATCCAATCCGGCAGGCGATCTTGAAAGAGCCGATCGAACACGCAAACGGCGTCGTTCGCGTGCCTGAGGGCCCTGGGCTCGGCATCGAGATCGACCGCGAGGCGCTGGCGCGCTTCGCGGTCGGCTCGTCGACTTAA